A window of the Brassica oleracea var. oleracea cultivar TO1000 chromosome C1, BOL, whole genome shotgun sequence genome harbors these coding sequences:
- the LOC106308622 gene encoding uncharacterized protein LOC106308622, protein MRKGRRLTISRSERFLWDHHQSSDRHMDGEASVEMELMEEDVWSVMEAHEQPNAWTIRSPKTTGGERRQNGGGMGGLADNNDGRRKKHVASSAPVKVPDCSEILKEKESIESLHNDNAAEVGHGEMVPPHEYVARSRNGDGSSSMFLGVGRTLKGRDMRRVRDAVWSQTGFDG, encoded by the coding sequence ATGCGCAAAGGTCGCAGATTAACGATTAGCCGGAGCGAGCGGTTTCTATGGGATCATCATCAGTCCAGTGACCGTCACATGGATGGAGAAGCCTCCGTCGAGATGGAACTCATGGAAGAGGATGTCTGGTCGGTGATGGAGGCTCATGAACAACCAAACGCATGGACCATACGCTCCCCCAAAACGACCGGCGGTGAACGGAGACAGAACGGGGGCGGCATGGGTGGCCTGGCCGATAACAATGATGGACGGAGGAAGAAACACGTGGCGAGCTCTGCGCCGGTGAAAGTGCCTGACTGTAGCGAGATCTTAAAGGAAAAGGAGTCTATCGAGTCATTACATAACGACAATGCTGCTGAGGTGGGTCATGGTGAGATGGTGCCGCCTCATGAATACGTGGCGCGTAGCCGTAACGGTGACGGTAGCTCATCGATGTTTTTAGGCGTGGGGAGGACGTTAAAAGGAAGAGACATGAGACGCGTTAGAGACGCCGTGTGGAGCCAGACCGGGTTTGATGGTTAA